From a region of the Georgenia yuyongxinii genome:
- a CDS encoding sugar O-acetyltransferase, which translates to MTTPTDDTRTMRERMLAGDPYIADDPELVEQYAVAVDLMAAYNATTVRQGPLRRRLLEALLGGVGEGTEIRPPFYVDYGTHITVGARCFANYGLVALDVAPITIGDDVQMGPNVQLLTPTHPVEPEPRRQKWEAAQPITIGDNVWLGGGVVVCPGVTIGENTVVGAGAVVTKDLPAGVVAVGNPARVVRSVEG; encoded by the coding sequence ATGACCACACCCACCGACGACACCCGCACCATGCGCGAGCGCATGCTCGCCGGGGACCCCTACATCGCCGACGACCCCGAGCTGGTCGAGCAGTACGCCGTCGCCGTGGACCTCATGGCGGCGTACAACGCGACCACCGTCCGCCAGGGCCCGCTGCGCCGCCGGCTCCTGGAGGCGCTTCTGGGGGGTGTGGGCGAGGGCACCGAGATCCGCCCGCCGTTCTACGTCGACTACGGCACGCACATCACGGTGGGTGCGCGCTGCTTCGCCAACTACGGCCTGGTCGCGCTCGACGTCGCCCCCATCACGATCGGCGACGACGTCCAGATGGGCCCGAACGTCCAGCTGCTCACCCCCACGCACCCCGTCGAGCCGGAGCCGCGGCGACAAAAGTGGGAGGCCGCACAGCCCATCACCATCGGCGACAACGTGTGGCTGGGAGGCGGCGTCGTCGTCTGCCCGGGCGTGACGATCGGCGAGAACACCGTGGTGGGCGCCGGGGCGGTGGTCACCAAGGACCTGCCGGCCGGCGTCGTGGCGGTGGGCAACCCGGCACGCGTGGTCCGCAGCGTCGAGGGCTGA